Proteins found in one Homalodisca vitripennis isolate AUS2020 chromosome 4, UT_GWSS_2.1, whole genome shotgun sequence genomic segment:
- the LOC124360395 gene encoding DNA-directed RNA polymerase II subunit RPB7-like, with protein YNLFKSTKIVSYYHYVFQSIPADMQFCPNFNPPCYKSKDEDVVIQEDDDIRLKIVGTRVDASGIFAIGTLMDDYLGLVCNN; from the exons tataatctatttaagagtacaaaaattgtttcttattatcATTATGTGTTTCAGTCTATTCCAGCAGATATGCAGTTTTGTCCAAACTTCAATCCTCCCTGCTACAAGTCTAAAGATGAG GATGTTGTTATACAAGAAGATGATGACATAAGATTGAAGATTGTTGGTACAAGAGTTGATGCTTCGGGAATT TTCGCCATAGGAACATTAATGGACGATTACTTAG gtttGGTTTGCAACAACTGA